The Solirubrobacterales bacterium genome contains a region encoding:
- a CDS encoding type II secretion system F family protein, with the protein MIRVGAVLLAASAAYFVVVAARERRPKSQQRSERAGAAVLLAALGFLRRVMPWLVSVFSRKDARLAIQRAGLDGQIAARDVAAARVACVLAAVALAPRLASMVPMRMLPIAIPALLWTASELPHYLLARRAARRAAALREALPDALDLLRACLAAGLPLRRSLSLVADHCAEPVAAEFACVAAETAFGIPQSTALDGLAARNPEPEVRALVSAIRQAERNGSPLAPVIAAQANDARLAHNRAIIERGARAGPKIQLVVSATIVPGALIGLGAIVVAAIARGELKLL; encoded by the coding sequence ATGATTCGTGTCGGCGCAGTGCTGCTAGCGGCCTCGGCCGCATACTTCGTCGTTGTGGCCGCGCGTGAGCGAAGGCCAAAATCGCAGCAGCGAAGTGAACGCGCTGGCGCGGCAGTTCTGCTGGCAGCCCTCGGCTTCCTGCGCCGTGTGATGCCGTGGCTCGTCAGCGTCTTCTCGCGCAAGGATGCGCGCCTGGCAATCCAGCGCGCGGGTCTCGACGGCCAGATCGCCGCCCGCGATGTGGCGGCAGCGCGCGTTGCCTGCGTGCTCGCGGCCGTGGCACTCGCGCCGCGCTTGGCGTCGATGGTGCCGATGCGCATGCTTCCGATCGCGATTCCCGCACTGTTGTGGACGGCGTCAGAGCTCCCGCACTATCTGCTGGCGCGTCGCGCAGCCAGGCGAGCCGCCGCGCTTCGCGAAGCGCTTCCAGATGCGCTTGACCTGCTGCGCGCTTGCCTTGCAGCAGGCCTTCCGCTGCGCCGCTCGCTTTCTCTGGTCGCCGATCACTGCGCAGAGCCGGTCGCCGCCGAATTCGCATGCGTCGCCGCGGAGACCGCCTTCGGAATCCCGCAGTCGACCGCGCTCGACGGACTCGCAGCGCGCAACCCGGAGCCAGAGGTCCGTGCGCTCGTCTCGGCGATCCGCCAGGCCGAGCGCAACGGATCGCCGCTCGCGCCAGTTATCGCCGCACAAGCCAATGACGCGCGGCTCGCGCACAACCGGGCGATCATCGAGCGCGGCGCTCGCGCCGGCCCGAAGATTCAGTTGGTCGTCTCAGCGACGATCGTTCCGGGCGCGCTGATCGGTCTCGGGGCGATCGTCGTTGCGGCGATCGCCCGCGGCGAACTCAAGCTTCTTTGA
- a CDS encoding TetR/AcrR family transcriptional regulator: MREQQMLEAASNLFGEQGYHAVSMDQIADVVGISKPMLYAYFDSKEGLCAACLKRAGADAINAISASYQPGSTPEQSLWSGFLAFFRFVKSAPSSWKLIRSQASYDVGIFQEMVSEIHDDLRSVVQEIEKVASRETAADPFADQELRVAASWALFGAAFAMADRWLENGCESPAEDYATELMNFFWIGIRSMADGETWKPLKEA; the protein is encoded by the coding sequence GTGCGTGAACAGCAGATGCTCGAAGCTGCCTCCAATCTCTTCGGAGAGCAGGGGTATCACGCTGTCTCGATGGATCAGATCGCCGATGTCGTAGGTATTTCAAAGCCCATGCTCTACGCCTACTTCGACTCGAAGGAGGGCCTCTGCGCCGCTTGTCTCAAGCGAGCCGGCGCTGACGCGATCAACGCGATCAGTGCGTCCTACCAACCTGGCTCAACGCCCGAGCAGTCACTCTGGTCAGGCTTTCTTGCCTTCTTCCGGTTCGTGAAGAGCGCGCCGTCCAGCTGGAAGCTGATCCGCAGCCAGGCCAGCTACGACGTCGGAATCTTCCAGGAAATGGTCTCCGAGATCCACGACGACCTTCGCTCGGTCGTCCAAGAGATCGAGAAGGTCGCCTCCCGCGAGACTGCCGCCGATCCGTTCGCCGACCAAGAGCTGCGCGTGGCCGCGTCGTGGGCGCTGTTTGGCGCCGCCTTCGCGATGGCCGACCGCTGGCTCGAAAATGGCTGCGAATCACCGGCCGAGGACTACGCGACAGAGCTGATGAACTTCTTCTGGATCGGCATCCGTTCGATGGCCGACGGCGAAACCTGGAAGCCGCTCAAAGAAGCTTGA